Proteins from a genomic interval of Musa acuminata AAA Group cultivar baxijiao chromosome BXJ1-9, Cavendish_Baxijiao_AAA, whole genome shotgun sequence:
- the LOC103997765 gene encoding sister chromatid cohesion protein PDS5 homolog A isoform X2 gives MAQKLQQQLKEVGSKLQNPPASKDALIKLLKQAENCLSEMEQSPEPSILDSIQSFLNAIAKKELLTHQDRDVKVLVATCACEATRITAPEAPYSDDVLRDMFHLIVGTFAGLGDISSPSYGRRVVILETLAKYRSCVVMLDLECNDLIHEMFRTFVSVVSDDHPQNILTSMQTIMILILDESEDVQENLVTTILSALGRKKNGYSMAARKLAMNVIEHCADKLGPCIVQLLVSSLSDDNSYLDRSLDHHEVIYDIYQCAPQILTGIIPYITGELLTDKLDIRLKAVHLLGDLFSLAEVPISEAFHPVFLEFLKRLTDRVVEVRLSVIEHLKNCLISDPSHPEALQIIKALSDRVLDYDEDVRKKVVAAVYDVACQSLNVIPPETASLVAERIRDKSLTVKKYTLERLVDLHRLYCLKSSDGSIHIEDYKWIPGKILRCLYDRDFRSEAIELILCGSLFPPEFSVKDRVKYWVTTFSVFDKFEVKALEQILAQKQRLQQEMQKYLSLRQTYQEDAAELNKRIFGCFKGMSRLFNDPVKTEENFQFLNQLKDANIWKILTTLLDPSTHLHQAWSCRDDLLRILGEEHPLFDFMGTLSLKCSYLLFNKEYVVEILSEADEQQSAGNAKLISSCMNLLTVIACYSPLLLAGCEEDLIRLLKEDNEIIKEGIAHVLAKAGGTIREQLTMASSSVELLLERLCLEGTRKQAKYSVQAIAAITKDDGLKSLSVLYKRLVDMLEERRHLPAIFQSLGCIAQTAMPIFETREDEIMEFIMNKILQSSNADEVSLDDTEWSERSELCLIKIFGIKTLVKSYLPAKDAHLRPGIEKLLEILKNILSYGEIAQVIISSDVDKAHMRLASAKAVLRLSRHWDQKIPADIFYLTLRISQDAYPQSRKLFLNKVHQYIKERQLDAKYACAFLLNINDRLSLEYEECQQSLLELVQICQQVRMRQLSAQSDMNTTAAYPEYILAYVIHALSHDPSCPNIDECMDVQAFEPTYWRLNLFLSSLLHGDEGSQSGAFPNQRKESYNAIFSIFHSIKNSEDIVDGLKSNTVHAICDLGLSIAKRIVSEKVEVSGFDTVPLPCMLYKPVDKSKDENAMDDDNQTWLTSDSALAHFEALKLEHEEKGDSGAAKDEMVLEENNGDDSEVPLGKMMEILRSQAARKKKKKAVKKDNLPSVLENFENDFDVLGVVREINLDNLERVQTTEIDNLVADIECKSAKMADKSNDEKYMVSPKKKQDGPSIEAVVPATKRRRSVSTYRSNSLKGQKGNTKVSPPGSFGKDEAVHSLVEQSLFEDMAETTTHLLVSPGISSTKGRKIADRLHVEKALNSTPEKLALSEDNRKKGDQSKSLTSLTKKRKRRSIAGLEKCSSHISQISDAELVGSRIKVWWPLDKRFYEGLVHSYDSEKKKHTILYDDGDVEVLQLGKEKWEVVSNIHTPRKKENTRHTQAVKDKSPESINNKIYHSDSEKNKDTRKKSSSSNSRKKGPTKKHVGKKSKIVLKSNSNADSSLDSRGDSDVSDIHPRSMFNDVTDGLEEKEASPDPEVGVDTKVGSKELDDKLSKEESPDHSSSDGKDDSDDELISAWKLRAGKST, from the exons ATGGCGCAGAAGCTTCAGCAGCAGCTGAAGGAGGTGGGATCGAAGCTTCAGAACCCTCCCGCGTCGAAGGACGCCCTAATCAAGCTGCTTAAG CAAGCTGAAAATTGTCTATCTGAGATGGAGCAGTCACCAGAGCCTTCAATCTTGGACTCGATTCAGTCTTTTCTTAATGCAATTGCAAAAAAAGAATTGTTGACACATCAAGATCGAGATGTCAAAGTTCTCGTAGCAACTTGTGCTTGTGAAGCCACCCGAATAACGGCACCAGAAGCTCCTTACAGTGATGATGTTCTGAGG GATATGTTTCATTTGATTGTTGGGACTTTTGCTGGATTAGGTGATATTAGCAGTCCATCGTATGGGAGAAGGGTTGTTATCCTGGAGACTCTTGCTAAATACAGGTCATGTGTTGTAATGTTGGATCTTGAATGTAATGATCTCATACATGAAATGTTCAGAACATTTGTTTCTGTTGTCAG CGATGATCATCCCCAAAACATTCTTACATCAATGCAAACGATCATGATCCTTATTCTAGATGAAAGTGAGGATGTACAGGAAAATCTTGTAACTACCATACTTTCAGCTTTGGGCCGTAAAAAAAAT GGGTATTCTATGGCTGCACGGAAGCTTGCAATGAATGTTATAGAACATTGTGCAGACAAACTTGGACCATGCATAGTGCAGCTTCTTGTGTCTTCACTGTCTGACGACAACAGTTATTTGGATCGTTCACTTGATCATCATGAAGTCATCTATGATATATATCAGTGTGCACCCCAAATTCTTACAGGCATAATTCCTTATATAACAGGCGAGTTGTTG ACAGATAAGTTAGATATTCGGCTTAAAGCAGTTCATCTACTAGGAGATCTATTTTCTTTAGCTGAAGTACCTATCTCTGAAGCTTTTCACCCAGTCTTCCTGGAGTTTTTAAAGAGATTGACTGATAGAGTAGTGGAAGTCCGCCTGTCTGTGATTGAACACTTGAAGAATTGCTTGATTTCAGATCCTTCCCATCCTGAGGCTCTCCAGATTATAA AGGCACTTTCTGATCGAGTGTTGGACTACGATGAAGATGTTCGCAAGAAAGTTGTTGCTGCAGTTTATGATGTTGCTTGCCAATCATTAAATGTCATTCCACCCGAAACTGCCAGTCTAGTGGCAGAGCGTATCCGAGACAAATCT TTGACTGTAAAGAAATATACCCTGGAGAGGCTAGTTGATCTGCATCGACTCTATTGCTTGAAGAGCTCTGATGGTTCAATACATATTGAGGATTATAAGTGGATACCTGGGAAGATATTGAGATGTTTATATGACCGTGATTTTAG GTCAGAGGCAATTGAACTTATCCTTTGTGGATCTTTGTTCCCACCTGAGTTCTCAGTAAAAGATAGGGTGAAATATTGGGTAACAACTTTCTCAGTGTTTGATAAATTTGAGGTGAAAGCTCTTGAGCAGATTCTTGCACAAAAACAAAG GTTACAGCAAGAAATGCAAAAGTATCTGTCTCTCAGACAGACATATCAG GAAGATGCAGCTGAACTCAACAAAAGAATTTTTGGCTGTTTCAAGGGTATGTCTCGCCTGTTCAATGACCCTGTGAAGACCGAGGAGAATTTTCAGTTTCTCAATCAGCTAAAAGATGCCAATATTTGGAAAATCTTGACAACACTTCTTGATCCATCCACTCATCTACACCAAGCATGGTCATGTCGG GATGACTTGCTAAGGATCCTTGGAGAGGAGCATCCACTCTTTGATTTTATGGGTACACTTTCTTTGAAGTGCTCATACCTGCTCTTCAACAAAGAGTACGTCGTGGAGATACTCTCAGAAGCTGATGAACAACAATCTGCAGGAAATGCAAAACTTATTTCTTCATGCATGAACCTACTTACG GTTATTGCATGTTACTCTCCCTTGCTTTTGGCTGGATGTGAAGAAGATCTCATTCGTCTTCTGAAAGAGGACaatgaaataataaaagaagGCATTGCTCATGTTTTGGCAAAGGCTGGCGGCACTATTCGTGAACAACTTACGATGGCATCAAG TTCAGTTGAACTACTTTTAGAAAGGCTATGTCTAGAGGGTACCAGGAAGCAGGCAAAATATTCTGTACAAGCCATAGCAGCAATAACTAAAGATGATGGTCTCAAGTCACTCTCTGTTCTATACAAG AGGCTTGTGGATATGCTGGAGGAGAGAAGACACTTGCCAGCCATTTTTCAATCTCTGGGATGTATAGCACAGACTGCTATGCCAATTTTTGAAACTAGAGAGGATGAAATTATGGAGTTTATAATGAATAAAATCTTGCAGAGCAGTAAT GCTGATGAAGTTTCTTTAGATGATACTGAATGGAGTGAAAGGTCTGAACTCTGTTTGATAAAG ATATTTGGCATCAAAACATTGGTTAAGAGCTATTTACCTGCCAAAGATGCTCATTTGAGACCAGGAATCGAAAAACTTTTGGAAATTCTGAAGAACATACTTTCTTATGGGGAGATTGCACAGGTTATTATATCAAG TGATGTTGATAAAGCTCATATGAGGCTTGCTTCAGCAAAAGCTGTTCTTCGGTTGTCAAGACACTGGGACCAGAAGATACCTGCTGATATTTTTTACTTGACTTTAAGAATTTCACAG GATGCCTATCCTCAATCTAGGAAATTGTTCTTGAACAAAGTTCATCAGTATATCAAGGAACGGCAATTGGACGCAAAGTATGCTTGTGCCTTCTTACTCAACATTAATGATCGTCTCTCCCTAGAGTATGAAGAG TGTCAACAAAGTCTACTTGAACTTGTACAAATATGCCAGCAAGTTCGGATGCGGCAACTTTCTGCACAATCTGACATGAACACTACAGCAGCTTATCCAGAATATATTCTTGCATATGTGATCCATGCCCTTTCGCATGATCCTTCATGTCCTAACATTGATGAATGCATGGATGTTCAGGCATTTGAGCCTACCTACTG GCGGTTGAATCTATTTCTTTCCTCGCTGTTGCATGGTGATGAAGGTAGCCAATCTGGTGCTTTTCCAAACCAGAGAAAGGAGAGTTATAATGCAATATTTTCTATCTTCCACAGTATTAAGAACTCCGAGGatatagttgatggattaaaatcaAAT ACTGTACATGCTATATGTGATCTTGGGCTCTCAATTGCGAAGAGAATAGTGTCCGAGAAGGTGGAGGTTTCAGGATTTGATACCGTTCCTTTGCCATGTATGTTATACAAACCTGTTGACAAAAGCAAAGATGAAAATGCCATG GATGATGACAATCAGACATGGTTGACTAGTGATAGTGCCTTGGCCCATTTTGAAGCTCTTAAACTTGAACACGAGGAAAAG GGTGATTCAGGTGCTGCAAAGGATGAAATGGTCTTGGAGGAGAATAATGGAGATGACAGTGAAGTTCCTCTTGGGAAGATGATGGAAATTCTTAGATCTCAGGCAgccaggaagaagaaaaagaaagctgtGAAAAAGGATAACTTACCTTCTGTTTtggaaaattttgaaaatgactttgATGTTCTCGGAGTTGTAAGAGAAATAAATTTGGACAATCTTGAACGAGTACAAACCACAGAAATAGACAACTTGGTAGCAGATATTGAATGCAAAAGTGCAAAAATGGCTGATAAAAGTAATGATGAGAAATATATGGTATCTCCAAAGAAAAAACAAGATGGACCTAGCATTGAGGCTGTTGTGCCTGCTACAAAACGCAGAAGGTCAGTTTCCACATATAGGTCAAATTCATTAAAGGGTCAAAAAGGAAACACAAAGGTTTCTCCCCCAGGGTCATTTGGCAAAGATGAGGCAGTGCATTCTTTGGTGGAACAAAGTTTATTTGAGGACATGGCTGAAACTACTACACACTTGCTAGTCTCACCAGGTATCTCATcaacaaaaggaaggaaaattgcTGACAGATTGCATGTTGAAAAGGCTTTGAACAGTACTCCAGAG AAATTGGCCTTGTCAGAAGACAACAGAAAGAAAGGTGATCAATCCAAAAGCTTAACTAGTTTAACTAAAAAGCGTAAAAGAAGAAGCATTGCTGGTTTAGAAAAG TGTTCATCACACATAAGTCAAATAAGTGATGCTGAGTTGGTTGGATCAAGAATAAAGGTTTGGTGGCCACTGGATAAACG GTTCTATGAAGGTCTTGTACATTCTTATGATtcagaaaagaagaaacataCG ATACTTTATGACGATGGTGATGTTGAAGTGCTTCAATTAGGCAAAGAAAAATGGGAAGTTGTCAGTAACATTCACACTCCTAGAAAG AAAGAAAATACTCGACATACACAAGCAGTGAAAGACAA GTCACCTgagtctataaataacaaaatttacCATTCTGATTCAGAGAAAAATAAGGATACAAGGAAGAA GTCTTCCTCATCCAACTCAAGGAAAAAAGGTCCTACCAAAAAACACGTAGGGAAAAAAAGCAAAATCGTGTTAAAGAGTAACAGTAATGCAGATTCTAGTCTGGACAGTAGGGGTGACTCTGATGTATCAGATATCCACCCTCGCTCCATGTTCAATGATGTCACTG ATGGGCTTGAAGAGAAGGAAGCCTCACCAGACCCAGAAGTGGGAGTCGATACAAAAGTGGGATCAAAAGAGTTGGATGACAAGTTATCAAAGGAAGAATCACCAGATCATTCGAGTTCAGATGGGAAGGATGACTCAGACGATGAGCTTATC AGTGCCTGGAAGCTACGAGCCGGGAAGTCCACCTGA
- the LOC103997765 gene encoding sister chromatid cohesion protein PDS5 homolog A isoform X1 translates to MAQKLQQQLKEVGSKLQNPPASKDALIKLLKQAENCLSEMEQSPEPSILDSIQSFLNAIAKKELLTHQDRDVKVLVATCACEATRITAPEAPYSDDVLRDMFHLIVGTFAGLGDISSPSYGRRVVILETLAKYRSCVVMLDLECNDLIHEMFRTFVSVVSDDHPQNILTSMQTIMILILDESEDVQENLVTTILSALGRKKNGYSMAARKLAMNVIEHCADKLGPCIVQLLVSSLSDDNSYLDRSLDHHEVIYDIYQCAPQILTGIIPYITGELLTDKLDIRLKAVHLLGDLFSLAEVPISEAFHPVFLEFLKRLTDRVVEVRLSVIEHLKNCLISDPSHPEALQIIKALSDRVLDYDEDVRKKVVAAVYDVACQSLNVIPPETASLVAERIRDKSLTVKKYTLERLVDLHRLYCLKSSDGSIHIEDYKWIPGKILRCLYDRDFRSEAIELILCGSLFPPEFSVKDRVKYWVTTFSVFDKFEVKALEQILAQKQRLQQEMQKYLSLRQTYQEDAAELNKRIFGCFKGMSRLFNDPVKTEENFQFLNQLKDANIWKILTTLLDPSTHLHQAWSCRDDLLRILGEEHPLFDFMGTLSLKCSYLLFNKEYVVEILSEADEQQSAGNAKLISSCMNLLTVIACYSPLLLAGCEEDLIRLLKEDNEIIKEGIAHVLAKAGGTIREQLTMASSSVELLLERLCLEGTRKQAKYSVQAIAAITKDDGLKSLSVLYKRLVDMLEERRHLPAIFQSLGCIAQTAMPIFETREDEIMEFIMNKILQSSNKADEVSLDDTEWSERSELCLIKIFGIKTLVKSYLPAKDAHLRPGIEKLLEILKNILSYGEIAQVIISSDVDKAHMRLASAKAVLRLSRHWDQKIPADIFYLTLRISQDAYPQSRKLFLNKVHQYIKERQLDAKYACAFLLNINDRLSLEYEECQQSLLELVQICQQVRMRQLSAQSDMNTTAAYPEYILAYVIHALSHDPSCPNIDECMDVQAFEPTYWRLNLFLSSLLHGDEGSQSGAFPNQRKESYNAIFSIFHSIKNSEDIVDGLKSNTVHAICDLGLSIAKRIVSEKVEVSGFDTVPLPCMLYKPVDKSKDENAMDDDNQTWLTSDSALAHFEALKLEHEEKGDSGAAKDEMVLEENNGDDSEVPLGKMMEILRSQAARKKKKKAVKKDNLPSVLENFENDFDVLGVVREINLDNLERVQTTEIDNLVADIECKSAKMADKSNDEKYMVSPKKKQDGPSIEAVVPATKRRRSVSTYRSNSLKGQKGNTKVSPPGSFGKDEAVHSLVEQSLFEDMAETTTHLLVSPGISSTKGRKIADRLHVEKALNSTPEKLALSEDNRKKGDQSKSLTSLTKKRKRRSIAGLEKCSSHISQISDAELVGSRIKVWWPLDKRFYEGLVHSYDSEKKKHTILYDDGDVEVLQLGKEKWEVVSNIHTPRKKENTRHTQAVKDKSPESINNKIYHSDSEKNKDTRKKSSSSNSRKKGPTKKHVGKKSKIVLKSNSNADSSLDSRGDSDVSDIHPRSMFNDVTDGLEEKEASPDPEVGVDTKVGSKELDDKLSKEESPDHSSSDGKDDSDDELISAWKLRAGKST, encoded by the exons ATGGCGCAGAAGCTTCAGCAGCAGCTGAAGGAGGTGGGATCGAAGCTTCAGAACCCTCCCGCGTCGAAGGACGCCCTAATCAAGCTGCTTAAG CAAGCTGAAAATTGTCTATCTGAGATGGAGCAGTCACCAGAGCCTTCAATCTTGGACTCGATTCAGTCTTTTCTTAATGCAATTGCAAAAAAAGAATTGTTGACACATCAAGATCGAGATGTCAAAGTTCTCGTAGCAACTTGTGCTTGTGAAGCCACCCGAATAACGGCACCAGAAGCTCCTTACAGTGATGATGTTCTGAGG GATATGTTTCATTTGATTGTTGGGACTTTTGCTGGATTAGGTGATATTAGCAGTCCATCGTATGGGAGAAGGGTTGTTATCCTGGAGACTCTTGCTAAATACAGGTCATGTGTTGTAATGTTGGATCTTGAATGTAATGATCTCATACATGAAATGTTCAGAACATTTGTTTCTGTTGTCAG CGATGATCATCCCCAAAACATTCTTACATCAATGCAAACGATCATGATCCTTATTCTAGATGAAAGTGAGGATGTACAGGAAAATCTTGTAACTACCATACTTTCAGCTTTGGGCCGTAAAAAAAAT GGGTATTCTATGGCTGCACGGAAGCTTGCAATGAATGTTATAGAACATTGTGCAGACAAACTTGGACCATGCATAGTGCAGCTTCTTGTGTCTTCACTGTCTGACGACAACAGTTATTTGGATCGTTCACTTGATCATCATGAAGTCATCTATGATATATATCAGTGTGCACCCCAAATTCTTACAGGCATAATTCCTTATATAACAGGCGAGTTGTTG ACAGATAAGTTAGATATTCGGCTTAAAGCAGTTCATCTACTAGGAGATCTATTTTCTTTAGCTGAAGTACCTATCTCTGAAGCTTTTCACCCAGTCTTCCTGGAGTTTTTAAAGAGATTGACTGATAGAGTAGTGGAAGTCCGCCTGTCTGTGATTGAACACTTGAAGAATTGCTTGATTTCAGATCCTTCCCATCCTGAGGCTCTCCAGATTATAA AGGCACTTTCTGATCGAGTGTTGGACTACGATGAAGATGTTCGCAAGAAAGTTGTTGCTGCAGTTTATGATGTTGCTTGCCAATCATTAAATGTCATTCCACCCGAAACTGCCAGTCTAGTGGCAGAGCGTATCCGAGACAAATCT TTGACTGTAAAGAAATATACCCTGGAGAGGCTAGTTGATCTGCATCGACTCTATTGCTTGAAGAGCTCTGATGGTTCAATACATATTGAGGATTATAAGTGGATACCTGGGAAGATATTGAGATGTTTATATGACCGTGATTTTAG GTCAGAGGCAATTGAACTTATCCTTTGTGGATCTTTGTTCCCACCTGAGTTCTCAGTAAAAGATAGGGTGAAATATTGGGTAACAACTTTCTCAGTGTTTGATAAATTTGAGGTGAAAGCTCTTGAGCAGATTCTTGCACAAAAACAAAG GTTACAGCAAGAAATGCAAAAGTATCTGTCTCTCAGACAGACATATCAG GAAGATGCAGCTGAACTCAACAAAAGAATTTTTGGCTGTTTCAAGGGTATGTCTCGCCTGTTCAATGACCCTGTGAAGACCGAGGAGAATTTTCAGTTTCTCAATCAGCTAAAAGATGCCAATATTTGGAAAATCTTGACAACACTTCTTGATCCATCCACTCATCTACACCAAGCATGGTCATGTCGG GATGACTTGCTAAGGATCCTTGGAGAGGAGCATCCACTCTTTGATTTTATGGGTACACTTTCTTTGAAGTGCTCATACCTGCTCTTCAACAAAGAGTACGTCGTGGAGATACTCTCAGAAGCTGATGAACAACAATCTGCAGGAAATGCAAAACTTATTTCTTCATGCATGAACCTACTTACG GTTATTGCATGTTACTCTCCCTTGCTTTTGGCTGGATGTGAAGAAGATCTCATTCGTCTTCTGAAAGAGGACaatgaaataataaaagaagGCATTGCTCATGTTTTGGCAAAGGCTGGCGGCACTATTCGTGAACAACTTACGATGGCATCAAG TTCAGTTGAACTACTTTTAGAAAGGCTATGTCTAGAGGGTACCAGGAAGCAGGCAAAATATTCTGTACAAGCCATAGCAGCAATAACTAAAGATGATGGTCTCAAGTCACTCTCTGTTCTATACAAG AGGCTTGTGGATATGCTGGAGGAGAGAAGACACTTGCCAGCCATTTTTCAATCTCTGGGATGTATAGCACAGACTGCTATGCCAATTTTTGAAACTAGAGAGGATGAAATTATGGAGTTTATAATGAATAAAATCTTGCAGAGCAGTAAT AAGGCTGATGAAGTTTCTTTAGATGATACTGAATGGAGTGAAAGGTCTGAACTCTGTTTGATAAAG ATATTTGGCATCAAAACATTGGTTAAGAGCTATTTACCTGCCAAAGATGCTCATTTGAGACCAGGAATCGAAAAACTTTTGGAAATTCTGAAGAACATACTTTCTTATGGGGAGATTGCACAGGTTATTATATCAAG TGATGTTGATAAAGCTCATATGAGGCTTGCTTCAGCAAAAGCTGTTCTTCGGTTGTCAAGACACTGGGACCAGAAGATACCTGCTGATATTTTTTACTTGACTTTAAGAATTTCACAG GATGCCTATCCTCAATCTAGGAAATTGTTCTTGAACAAAGTTCATCAGTATATCAAGGAACGGCAATTGGACGCAAAGTATGCTTGTGCCTTCTTACTCAACATTAATGATCGTCTCTCCCTAGAGTATGAAGAG TGTCAACAAAGTCTACTTGAACTTGTACAAATATGCCAGCAAGTTCGGATGCGGCAACTTTCTGCACAATCTGACATGAACACTACAGCAGCTTATCCAGAATATATTCTTGCATATGTGATCCATGCCCTTTCGCATGATCCTTCATGTCCTAACATTGATGAATGCATGGATGTTCAGGCATTTGAGCCTACCTACTG GCGGTTGAATCTATTTCTTTCCTCGCTGTTGCATGGTGATGAAGGTAGCCAATCTGGTGCTTTTCCAAACCAGAGAAAGGAGAGTTATAATGCAATATTTTCTATCTTCCACAGTATTAAGAACTCCGAGGatatagttgatggattaaaatcaAAT ACTGTACATGCTATATGTGATCTTGGGCTCTCAATTGCGAAGAGAATAGTGTCCGAGAAGGTGGAGGTTTCAGGATTTGATACCGTTCCTTTGCCATGTATGTTATACAAACCTGTTGACAAAAGCAAAGATGAAAATGCCATG GATGATGACAATCAGACATGGTTGACTAGTGATAGTGCCTTGGCCCATTTTGAAGCTCTTAAACTTGAACACGAGGAAAAG GGTGATTCAGGTGCTGCAAAGGATGAAATGGTCTTGGAGGAGAATAATGGAGATGACAGTGAAGTTCCTCTTGGGAAGATGATGGAAATTCTTAGATCTCAGGCAgccaggaagaagaaaaagaaagctgtGAAAAAGGATAACTTACCTTCTGTTTtggaaaattttgaaaatgactttgATGTTCTCGGAGTTGTAAGAGAAATAAATTTGGACAATCTTGAACGAGTACAAACCACAGAAATAGACAACTTGGTAGCAGATATTGAATGCAAAAGTGCAAAAATGGCTGATAAAAGTAATGATGAGAAATATATGGTATCTCCAAAGAAAAAACAAGATGGACCTAGCATTGAGGCTGTTGTGCCTGCTACAAAACGCAGAAGGTCAGTTTCCACATATAGGTCAAATTCATTAAAGGGTCAAAAAGGAAACACAAAGGTTTCTCCCCCAGGGTCATTTGGCAAAGATGAGGCAGTGCATTCTTTGGTGGAACAAAGTTTATTTGAGGACATGGCTGAAACTACTACACACTTGCTAGTCTCACCAGGTATCTCATcaacaaaaggaaggaaaattgcTGACAGATTGCATGTTGAAAAGGCTTTGAACAGTACTCCAGAG AAATTGGCCTTGTCAGAAGACAACAGAAAGAAAGGTGATCAATCCAAAAGCTTAACTAGTTTAACTAAAAAGCGTAAAAGAAGAAGCATTGCTGGTTTAGAAAAG TGTTCATCACACATAAGTCAAATAAGTGATGCTGAGTTGGTTGGATCAAGAATAAAGGTTTGGTGGCCACTGGATAAACG GTTCTATGAAGGTCTTGTACATTCTTATGATtcagaaaagaagaaacataCG ATACTTTATGACGATGGTGATGTTGAAGTGCTTCAATTAGGCAAAGAAAAATGGGAAGTTGTCAGTAACATTCACACTCCTAGAAAG AAAGAAAATACTCGACATACACAAGCAGTGAAAGACAA GTCACCTgagtctataaataacaaaatttacCATTCTGATTCAGAGAAAAATAAGGATACAAGGAAGAA GTCTTCCTCATCCAACTCAAGGAAAAAAGGTCCTACCAAAAAACACGTAGGGAAAAAAAGCAAAATCGTGTTAAAGAGTAACAGTAATGCAGATTCTAGTCTGGACAGTAGGGGTGACTCTGATGTATCAGATATCCACCCTCGCTCCATGTTCAATGATGTCACTG ATGGGCTTGAAGAGAAGGAAGCCTCACCAGACCCAGAAGTGGGAGTCGATACAAAAGTGGGATCAAAAGAGTTGGATGACAAGTTATCAAAGGAAGAATCACCAGATCATTCGAGTTCAGATGGGAAGGATGACTCAGACGATGAGCTTATC AGTGCCTGGAAGCTACGAGCCGGGAAGTCCACCTGA